One stretch of Streptococcus australis DNA includes these proteins:
- a CDS encoding PRD domain-containing protein codes for MYRILNPMNHNVSLVRNDKGEEVIVIGKGIAFGKKKGDLIAENQVEKIFRMKTEESRENFMALLKDVPLDFITVTYEIIDKLSKKYHYPIQEYLYVTLTDHIYCSYQALTQGRYKDSNLPDISAKYPVAFQIAKEAFEIYRQKLTDHFPEDEIIRIAYHFINAEGENEVQVVESIDKRKEILRNVEEVLKSYAIQRTKENNHFYDRFMIHLNYFLDYLDRSRDDNQSLLDMEDHIKQSYPKAFEVGSKIYDVITQHTGLDLYKSERVYLVLHIQRLLS; via the coding sequence ATGTATCGAATTCTGAATCCAATGAATCACAATGTCTCGCTTGTCAGAAATGACAAAGGAGAAGAAGTGATTGTGATTGGTAAGGGGATTGCATTTGGAAAGAAGAAGGGGGATTTGATTGCTGAAAATCAGGTTGAGAAAATCTTTCGGATGAAGACAGAAGAGTCTAGGGAAAACTTTATGGCTCTGCTCAAAGATGTTCCGCTTGATTTTATCACAGTGACCTACGAGATCATTGATAAGCTTTCTAAGAAATATCATTATCCGATTCAAGAGTATCTCTATGTGACCTTGACAGATCATATTTACTGTTCCTATCAAGCTCTAACACAAGGAAGGTACAAGGATAGCAATCTGCCAGATATTTCTGCCAAGTATCCTGTAGCTTTTCAAATCGCAAAGGAAGCCTTTGAAATCTATCGTCAGAAGTTGACAGATCATTTCCCTGAGGATGAAATTATTCGGATCGCTTATCATTTCATCAATGCCGAAGGGGAGAACGAAGTTCAAGTGGTTGAGTCGATAGACAAGAGGAAAGAAATCCTCAGGAATGTTGAAGAAGTGCTAAAGAGTTACGCTATTCAACGAACCAAAGAGAATAACCATTTCTATGATCGCTTTATGATTCATCTCAACTATTTTTTGGATTATTTAGACCGTTCCAGAGATGATAATCAATCTCTTCTAGATATGGAAGACCATATCAAACAATCCTATCCAAAAGCATTTGAGGTCGGCTCCAAGATCTATGATGTGATTACGCAACATACTGGTCTTGATTTGTATAAGAGTGAGCGAGTTTATCTAGTTCTACATATCCAACGTTTATTGTCATAA
- a CDS encoding PTS lactose/cellobiose transporter subunit IIA, translating into MNREEVTLLGFEIVAYAGDARSKLLEALKAAEAGDFAKADTLVEEAGGCIAEAHHAQTSLLTKEAAGEDLAYSVTMMHGQDHLMTTILLKDLMHHLIELYKRGVK; encoded by the coding sequence ATGAATAGAGAAGAAGTAACATTGTTAGGTTTTGAAATCGTAGCCTATGCTGGCGATGCTCGTTCAAAACTATTGGAAGCCTTGAAGGCTGCTGAAGCTGGCGATTTTGCGAAAGCTGATACTCTCGTGGAGGAAGCAGGTGGTTGCATCGCGGAGGCACACCACGCGCAAACAAGCCTTTTGACTAAGGAGGCAGCTGGTGAAGATTTGGCCTATAGTGTAACCATGATGCACGGTCAGGATCACTTGATGACTACCATTTTGTTAAAAGATTTGATGCACCATTTAATCGAACTTTACAAGAGAGGAGTTAAGTAA